A section of the Phaseolus vulgaris cultivar G19833 chromosome 8, P. vulgaris v2.0, whole genome shotgun sequence genome encodes:
- the LOC137826643 gene encoding uncharacterized protein produces MILCMIAFGLKLLRTMPTTSNCISESQPQKERRRQELMEYLVHTEQSRHIIRMGPEAFIKLCERIRGTGLVKDAYRSTVEEQVAKFLHIIGHNVKNRSVSFFFHRSGETVSRHFHNVLSAILRLQGEFLIQPNGTVVEPHILNNSRFFPYFKDCLGAIDGSHVRAKVARADAPRFRGRKDWPTQNIFAACDFDMKFTYVLAGWEGTASDSRILKDALVRGDPLVIPEGKYYLGDAGFMLKRNVITPYRGVRYHLKEYSRRGPQNAKELFNHRHSSLRNVIERTFGVLKKRFPIIASGTEPHYDVDTMTKIVLACCILHNFLRGVDNDQSLLEEVDNELLEQDVQPSTTHAREHDYRIGCDIRDDIANEMWQDYVNN; encoded by the exons ATGATTCTTTGTATGATTGCCTTTGGATTGAAATTGTTACGCACAATGCCTACTACAAGCAACTGTATCAGTGAGTCCCAACCACAAAAAGAGCGTCGCAGACAAGAATTGATGGAGTACTTGGTTCACACTGAACAGTCTCGTCACATTATTCGCATGGGACCAGAAGCTTTCATTAAATTATGTGAACGAATACGGGGAACTGGACTTGTTAAAGATGCATATCGATCAACCGTGGAAGAACAAGTAGCGAAATTTCTTCACATTATTGGGCATAATGTGAAGAATCGAAGTGTGTCATTCTTTTTCCATCGGTCTGGAGAAACAGTTTCCCGtcactttcataatgttttgaGTGCCATTTTAAGGTTGCAGGGGGAATTTTTAATTCAACCAAATGGAACGGTTGTAGAACCACACATCCTTAACAACAGTCGATTTTTCCCCTACTTTAAG GATTGTTTAGGGGCCATAGATGGGAGTCATGTACGTGCTAAGGTTGCACGTGCTGATGCGCCTCGTTTTCGAGGGAGAAAAGATTGGCCAACCCAAAACATATTTGCAGCCTGTGACTTTGACATGAAGTTCACATATGTCTTAGCCGGTTGGGAAGGAACTGCCTCCGATTCAAGGATATTGAAAGATGCTTTGGTACGAGGCGATCCTTTGGTTATTCCAGAAG GAAAATACTATCTTGGTGATGCAGGTTTTATGTTAAAACGAAATGTAATAACACCTTATCGCGGGGTCAGATACCATTTGAAAGAATATTCGCGAAGAGGACCACAAAATGCAAAAGAGTTGTTTAATCATCGACATTCATCACTTAGGAACGTAATTGAGAGAACCTTTGGGGTGcttaaaaaacgttttccaattaTAGCCAGTGGGACTGAGCCACATTATGATGTGGATACCAtgacaaaaattgttttagcttgttgTATTCTGCATAACTTTCTACGCGGGGTCGACAATGATCAGTCTCTGCTTGAAGAAGTAGATAATGAATTGTTAGAACAAGATGTCCAACCAAGCACCACCCATGCTCGTGAACATGATTACAGGATAGGGTGTGATATTAGGGATGATATAGCAAACGAAATGTGGCAAgattatgtaaacaattaa